The following coding sequences are from one Comamonas koreensis window:
- the gspI gene encoding type II secretion system minor pseudopilin GspI: MPSKPSPHSGFTLIEVLVALAIVAIALLAGGKAMNALTQTAGRQSDVMLAQICAENQLIAARLSQQLPGLGSTSVACEQAGRMFDVRVGVFATPNPDFRRIDAHVFSGGAPLLRLSTIVGRY; encoded by the coding sequence GTGCCCAGCAAGCCCTCTCCCCATTCCGGCTTCACCCTGATAGAGGTGCTGGTCGCGCTCGCCATTGTCGCCATCGCCTTGCTCGCCGGCGGTAAGGCGATGAACGCGCTGACCCAGACGGCAGGGCGGCAAAGCGATGTGATGCTCGCGCAGATCTGCGCCGAAAACCAGCTGATCGCCGCGCGCCTGTCGCAGCAGTTGCCGGGACTGGGCAGCACCAGCGTGGCCTGTGAGCAGGCCGGCCGCATGTTCGATGTGCGCGTGGGCGTGTTTGCCACGCCCAACCCGGATTTCCGCCGCATCGATGCCCATGTGTTCTCCGGCGGCGCGCCCTTGCTGCGCCTGAGCACCATCGTGGGGAGGTACTGA
- a CDS encoding pilus assembly FimT family protein, protein MPCALAHPFQPRRQRGFTLMELLVVITLMALASAGVVFAIGDNSQDQLQREGQRLAAQLEAARAQSRASGQPVRWRADSQGFVIEGLQGGTRQGAWLHPPVAVRSSGDIILGPEALIGPQTVLLAYPSRNAGSIAVATDGVRPFELQAP, encoded by the coding sequence ATGCCCTGCGCCCTTGCCCACCCCTTCCAGCCGCGCCGCCAGCGCGGCTTTACCTTGATGGAGCTGCTGGTCGTCATCACCTTGATGGCGCTGGCCAGCGCCGGCGTGGTGTTTGCGATAGGTGACAACAGCCAGGACCAGCTCCAGCGCGAAGGCCAGCGCCTGGCCGCCCAGCTCGAAGCCGCGCGTGCCCAGTCCCGCGCCAGTGGCCAGCCGGTGCGCTGGCGGGCCGACAGCCAGGGCTTTGTCATCGAAGGCCTGCAAGGCGGCACCCGCCAGGGCGCCTGGCTGCACCCGCCGGTGGCGGTGCGCAGCAGTGGCGATATCATCCTGGGGCCCGAGGCACTGATCGGCCCGCAGACGGTGCTGCTGGCCTACCCCAGCCGCAATGCGGGCAGCATTGCCGTGGCGACCGATGGTGTGCGCCCGTTTGAACTACAGGCCCCCTGA
- the gspG gene encoding type II secretion system major pseudopilin GspG, with product MFSFRPQSAARRIQANIQRGFTLIELMVVLVIIGVLAALIVPNVIGAADEARVTAARTDITNISGALKRYRLDNQRYPTAEQGLAALINRPSSGPAPMNWKPYLEKLPNDPWGHPYQYLNPGVKGEVDVMSFGADGQAGGEGNNADIGSWQ from the coding sequence ATGTTTTCCTTCCGCCCGCAGTCGGCTGCACGCCGCATCCAAGCCAATATCCAGCGCGGCTTTACCCTGATCGAGCTGATGGTGGTGCTGGTCATCATCGGCGTGCTGGCCGCGCTGATCGTGCCCAATGTGATTGGCGCTGCCGACGAAGCGCGCGTGACCGCAGCGCGCACCGACATCACCAACATCAGTGGTGCGCTCAAGCGCTACCGCCTGGACAACCAGCGCTACCCCACCGCCGAGCAGGGCCTGGCCGCGCTGATCAACCGCCCCAGCAGCGGCCCCGCGCCGATGAACTGGAAGCCCTATCTGGAAAAGCTGCCCAATGACCCCTGGGGCCACCCCTACCAGTACCTGAACCCCGGCGTCAAAGGCGAAGTCGATGTGATGAGCTTTGGCGCCGATGGCCAGGCCGGTGGTGAAGGCAACAATGCCGACATCGGCAGCTGGCAATAA
- a CDS encoding type II secretion system protein N: protein MVTLSRNPWSPRLAAGLLWAGAAALAVFWGLKLSAPRQVLLAPQAGGPAQVQVDGAAMARLFGVQDGAPVAAPAAPTRWRLLGVMVGKDSGGGAAVIAVDDQPAKVFRVGTVVADGLVLQALRSDAPRAVSLGAGVDGPAAVTINLPALRPVDTVAAPIPATVPNAQNAPNAVAAAPQGAAPVPAAAPNVDRSTGSLRD, encoded by the coding sequence ATGGTGACACTATCACGCAACCCCTGGTCTCCTCGGCTGGCGGCCGGCCTTTTGTGGGCTGGCGCTGCGGCATTGGCGGTGTTCTGGGGGCTCAAGCTGTCGGCGCCACGCCAGGTGCTGTTGGCCCCGCAGGCCGGTGGCCCCGCCCAGGTGCAGGTCGATGGCGCTGCGATGGCGCGGCTCTTTGGTGTGCAGGATGGCGCGCCCGTTGCGGCGCCCGCTGCCCCGACCCGCTGGCGCCTGCTGGGCGTGATGGTGGGCAAGGACAGCGGTGGCGGCGCGGCCGTCATCGCCGTGGATGACCAGCCTGCGAAGGTGTTCCGCGTGGGCACGGTCGTGGCCGATGGCCTGGTGCTGCAGGCCTTGCGCAGCGATGCGCCCCGTGCCGTGAGCCTGGGCGCCGGTGTCGATGGCCCGGCAGCTGTGACGATCAACCTGCCGGCCTTGCGCCCAGTGGATACGGTGGCTGCGCCGATCCCGGCCACTGTGCCCAATGCCCAGAATGCCCCAAATGCCGTGGCTGCGGCACCGCAAGGCGCTGCCCCCGTACCCGCTGCCGCACCGAATGTGGACCGCAGCACCGGTTCCTTGCGCGACTGA
- a CDS encoding histidine phosphatase family protein yields the protein MSALWLQRHAQPLVAPGICYGRTNIAADDKATAAAALALQSAWAAEALPAGTVWHSPLQRCSQLATALQAQAPAFALRACDDLAEMDFGAWEGQRWDGIAREEMQAWTADFMAYAPGGGEALATMMARVARALDAARQQALDTGQPVLWISHAGVAQCAHWLLTRGQRLPLAKDWPSVKLTYGEWLRLPLFGEA from the coding sequence ATGAGCGCACTGTGGCTGCAGCGCCATGCCCAGCCCCTGGTGGCGCCGGGCATCTGCTACGGCCGCACCAACATCGCCGCCGATGACAAGGCCACCGCTGCCGCCGCACTGGCCCTGCAAAGTGCCTGGGCGGCTGAGGCACTGCCGGCCGGCACCGTCTGGCATTCGCCACTGCAGCGCTGCAGCCAGCTGGCCACCGCCTTGCAGGCGCAGGCACCGGCATTCGCGCTGCGCGCCTGCGACGATCTGGCAGAAATGGACTTTGGTGCCTGGGAAGGCCAGCGCTGGGACGGCATCGCCCGCGAAGAGATGCAGGCCTGGACCGCTGACTTTATGGCCTATGCACCAGGCGGTGGTGAGGCGCTGGCCACGATGATGGCGCGCGTGGCGCGTGCGCTGGATGCCGCGCGCCAACAGGCGCTGGACACCGGCCAGCCCGTGCTGTGGATCAGCCACGCAGGTGTTGCGCAATGCGCGCATTGGCTGCTGACCCGGGGCCAAAGGCTACCGCTGGCCAAGGACTGGCCCTCGGTCAAGCTCACGTATGGGGAATGGCTCCGATTGCCGCTGTTCGGCGAGGCCTGA
- the cobS gene encoding adenosylcobinamide-GDP ribazoletransferase, translated as MQALRHFLLAVQFFTRIPVTGKLGDWVGYSPEMLRASAGHFPGVGWIVGLVAAGVLAAGSLLLPAGNAYSPLVAAVLSTLATVLLTGCFHEDGLSDVVDGLGGSHERQRALEIMKDSRIGAYGAMAMVLAVLSKTALIALLASHSLALAMASLVAAHVIARLWPMFVVRSLPHVGDSASSKSKPLAAFISRQGLACCLLWSLPAALLLGLSQGWVVLLLALVLSAAAALWMRQWLQRRLQGFTGDGLGAAEQVSEMAFYLGAALSLGPAGLWLAKAVA; from the coding sequence ATGCAAGCCTTGCGCCATTTTCTGCTCGCGGTGCAGTTTTTCACCCGCATCCCGGTCACCGGCAAGCTGGGCGACTGGGTGGGCTACAGCCCCGAGATGCTGCGCGCCAGCGCCGGCCACTTCCCCGGCGTGGGCTGGATCGTGGGCCTGGTGGCCGCCGGGGTGCTCGCCGCTGGCAGCCTGCTGCTGCCAGCTGGCAACGCCTACAGCCCGCTGGTCGCCGCCGTGCTCAGCACCTTGGCCACCGTGCTGCTCACCGGCTGCTTCCATGAGGATGGCTTGAGCGATGTGGTCGATGGCCTGGGCGGCAGCCACGAGCGCCAGCGCGCGCTGGAGATCATGAAGGACTCGCGCATCGGCGCCTATGGCGCGATGGCGATGGTGCTGGCCGTGCTCAGCAAGACGGCCCTCATCGCGCTGCTGGCCAGCCATAGCCTGGCGCTGGCCATGGCGAGCTTGGTGGCCGCCCATGTCATTGCCCGGCTATGGCCCATGTTTGTCGTGCGCAGCCTGCCCCATGTGGGCGACAGCGCCTCGTCCAAAAGCAAGCCTTTGGCTGCCTTTATCAGCCGCCAAGGCCTGGCCTGCTGCCTGCTCTGGTCGCTGCCCGCCGCCTTGCTGCTGGGTCTCAGCCAAGGCTGGGTGGTCTTGCTGCTGGCGCTGGTGCTCAGCGCCGCCGCTGCGCTGTGGATGCGCCAGTGGCTGCAGCGCCGCCTGCAAGGCTTTACCGGTGATGGCCTGGGCGCTGCCGAGCAGGTCAGCGAGATGGCGTTCTACCTGGGCGCGGCGCTGTCGCTGGGCCCCGCAGGCCTGTGGTTGGCCAAGGCTGTGGCATGA
- the ilvA gene encoding threonine ammonia-lyase, biosynthetic, which produces MPSKTAAALTPADYLKKILTARVYDVAIESSLDSAKNLSRRLHNKVLLKREDQQPVFSFKLRGAYNKMAHLTAEQLKAGVICASAGNHAQGVALSASRMGTRAVIVMPTTTPQLKIDAVKGLGGEVVLAGESFSDAYEHSLKLQKEQNLTFVHPFDDPDVIAGQGTIAMEIMRQVQKIGSSPLNAVFVAIGGGGLIAGVANYIKAVRPEIKVIGVQMNDSDAMIQSAREGKRVALNDVGLFADGTAVKLVGEETFRVAHGLVDEYITVDTDAVCAAIKDIFVDTRSIVEPSGALAVAGIKQYVAKNKTKGETYAAILSGANMNFDRLRFVAERADVGEEKEALFAVTIPEERGSFKRFCEVIGNLPGGARSVTEFNYRISDDRRAHVFVGISTNSKGESEKICRNFQKNGFEALDLTFDELAKEHVRHMVGGRSQLAQDERLLRFIFPERPGALFKFLSLMAPNWNISLFHYRNQGADYGRILVGMQVPQEDSHSFEQFLNNLGYPWIEETQNPAYKLFLQA; this is translated from the coding sequence ATGCCCTCCAAGACTGCAGCCGCGCTGACGCCGGCCGATTACCTGAAGAAAATCCTCACTGCGCGTGTCTATGACGTGGCCATTGAATCCAGCCTGGACTCGGCCAAGAACCTCAGCCGCCGCCTGCACAACAAGGTGCTGCTCAAGCGCGAAGACCAGCAGCCGGTGTTCAGCTTCAAGCTGCGCGGCGCCTACAACAAGATGGCCCACCTGACGGCCGAGCAGCTCAAGGCCGGCGTGATCTGTGCATCGGCTGGCAACCATGCCCAGGGTGTCGCGCTGTCGGCCAGCCGCATGGGCACCCGCGCCGTGATCGTGATGCCCACCACCACGCCGCAGCTCAAGATCGATGCCGTCAAGGGCCTGGGGGGCGAGGTGGTGCTGGCCGGCGAGAGCTTCAGCGATGCCTATGAGCACTCGCTCAAGCTGCAAAAGGAACAGAACCTCACCTTTGTCCACCCCTTTGATGACCCGGACGTGATCGCCGGCCAGGGCACGATTGCGATGGAGATCATGCGCCAGGTGCAGAAAATCGGCTCATCGCCGCTGAACGCGGTCTTTGTCGCGATTGGTGGCGGCGGCCTGATTGCAGGTGTTGCCAACTACATCAAGGCAGTGCGGCCCGAGATCAAGGTCATCGGCGTGCAGATGAACGACTCGGACGCGATGATCCAGTCGGCCCGCGAAGGCAAGCGCGTGGCACTGAACGATGTGGGCCTGTTTGCCGATGGCACGGCCGTCAAGCTGGTGGGCGAGGAGACCTTCCGCGTCGCCCATGGCCTGGTCGATGAATACATCACCGTCGACACCGATGCCGTCTGCGCCGCGATCAAGGATATCTTTGTCGACACCCGCTCCATCGTCGAGCCCTCGGGCGCGCTGGCCGTGGCCGGTATCAAGCAATACGTTGCCAAGAACAAGACCAAGGGCGAGACCTATGCCGCCATCCTGAGCGGCGCCAACATGAACTTCGACCGCCTGCGCTTTGTCGCCGAGCGGGCTGATGTGGGCGAGGAAAAGGAAGCGCTGTTTGCCGTGACCATCCCCGAAGAGCGCGGCAGCTTCAAGCGTTTTTGCGAAGTCATCGGCAACCTGCCCGGTGGCGCACGCAGCGTGACCGAGTTCAACTACCGCATCAGCGATGACCGGCGCGCCCATGTCTTTGTCGGCATCTCGACCAACAGCAAGGGTGAGTCGGAAAAAATCTGCCGCAACTTCCAGAAGAACGGCTTTGAAGCGCTGGATTTGACCTTTGACGAGCTGGCCAAGGAGCATGTGCGCCACATGGTGGGCGGGCGCTCGCAGCTCGCGCAGGACGAGCGCCTGCTGCGCTTTATCTTCCCCGAGCGGCCCGGCGCGCTTTTCAAGTTCCTGAGCCTGATGGCGCCGAACTGGAACATCTCGCTGTTCCACTACCGCAACCAGGGCGCAGACTACGGCCGCATCCTCGTGGGCATGCAGGTGCCCCAGGAAGACTCGCACAGCTTTGAGCAGTTCTTGAACAACCTGGGCTACCCCTGGATCGAAGAGACCCAGAACCCGGCCTACAAGCTGTTCCTGCAGGCCTAA
- a CDS encoding OsmC family protein, translated as MECTVTWTGASGARSGMGFVAETGSGHVVAMDGAPDAANPANGGQNLAARPMELLLAGTGGCTAYDVVLILKRGRHDVKNCTVALKAERADTEPKVFTKIHMQFTVTGKGIPAAAVERAIAMSHEKYCSASIMLSKTAEITTGFDLVEA; from the coding sequence ATGGAATGCACGGTAACGTGGACGGGCGCGAGCGGCGCCCGCTCGGGAATGGGCTTTGTCGCAGAAACGGGCAGCGGCCACGTGGTGGCCATGGATGGCGCGCCTGATGCGGCCAATCCTGCCAACGGCGGCCAGAATCTCGCCGCCCGCCCGATGGAGCTGCTGCTGGCCGGCACCGGCGGCTGCACCGCCTATGACGTGGTGCTGATCCTCAAGCGCGGCCGCCACGATGTGAAAAACTGCACTGTGGCGCTGAAGGCTGAGCGCGCCGACACCGAACCCAAGGTCTTCACCAAGATCCATATGCAGTTCACCGTCACCGGCAAGGGCATCCCCGCAGCGGCGGTGGAGCGTGCGATTGCGATGAGCCATGAGAAATACTGCTCGGCCAGCATCATGCTGAGCAAGACGGCCGAGATCACCACGGGGTTTGACCTGGTGGAAGCCTAA
- a CDS encoding MarR family transcriptional regulator, with protein MNQSLIALLLPEYRRRVLGLLLLHPDAQLHGREIARRTGLPAGTITRELGKLTSAGLLQ; from the coding sequence ATGAATCAATCTCTGATTGCCTTGTTGCTGCCGGAGTACCGGCGACGTGTCCTGGGGTTGCTGCTGCTGCACCCTGATGCACAGCTGCACGGGCGAGAAATTGCCAGGCGCACGGGGCTGCCGGCAGGCACCATCACCAGAGAGCTTGGCAAGCTGACATCGGCGGGCCTGTTGCAATGA
- a CDS encoding nucleotidyltransferase domain-containing protein, giving the protein MADVFATALAPVADKIDVAFIYGSVARGQETAGSDIDLMLVGTLGFDEAVHVLWPLQAELGREINPQVLGQQEFAARAQAAFMRDVLSKPKIFVMGGDDELAKLSRHQS; this is encoded by the coding sequence GTGGCAGATGTCTTCGCGACCGCCCTGGCACCTGTCGCCGACAAGATCGATGTGGCCTTTATCTATGGCTCTGTGGCGCGCGGGCAAGAGACTGCGGGCAGCGACATTGACCTGATGCTGGTCGGTACACTAGGCTTTGACGAGGCGGTGCATGTGCTGTGGCCGCTGCAAGCGGAGCTGGGCCGGGAGATCAATCCGCAGGTACTGGGCCAGCAAGAGTTCGCGGCGCGCGCCCAGGCGGCGTTCATGCGCGATGTGCTGTCCAAGCCCAAGATCTTTGTGATGGGGGGTGACGATGAGCTTGCAAAACTTAGTCGGCATCAGTCTTGA